Below is a window of bacterium DNA.
CCGGCCGGCCGGTGCGCAGAACCTCCTCGGCCATCGTCCACGCGTCGTCGGTCAGGCGCGCGGCCTTGCGTTCGCGGTAGTTCTCCGAATCGACCACGATGCGCGGCGGCTGATCGTCGTGCCGGCCCGCGATCCGGTTGATGACGTATTGCAGCGCGTCGAGCGTCTGCCCGTGGTGGCCGATGAAAAGGCCCGAGCCGTTGGCCGACACCGTCAGCACCAGGCGGTCCTCCTCGTTTTTCGCGTCCACCTCCGCGTTCGGATCGATGTATCGGCAGATGCGCTCCAGAACGTCCGCCGCGCGGAATTCGCCATTCGCCGGTGCGAAGTCGTCATCCTCATCGTCCTCATCGTCCTCGTCGTCGTCATCATCATCATCATCATCATCTTCTTCTTCTTCTTCGTCGTCTTCGTCGTCATCGTCATCGACGTCGCCGTCGTCATCGTCGTAATCGTCTTCGTCATCGTCATCTTCGTCATCGTCATCTTCGTCGTCGTCGTCCGCGTCGTCGTCGTCGTCCGCGTCGTCGTCGTCCTCTTCGTCATCGCCCGGTTCGTCGCCGGGACGGCGCGTGTCCGCGAAAATCGCATCGGTGTCGAATTCGCGGTCGAAGTCCGCGTCATCCGCCGTTTCGAATATCGCTTCATCCAGCAAACGCACTCCGGCGTCTTCGTCCCGCTCATTGGTCGTCATGGCCCGGCCCCCCTGTCCTTCGGAAAAGCGCGCCGTGGCGCGTATCGGGCACGCGCGCGCATGGTTTTGACGCTCGGGCGCGAGCCGATCGCCCACGCTGTCGCGAACTTTACGGGCAAGCCC
It encodes the following:
- a CDS encoding KH domain-containing protein, whose product is MTTNERDEDAGVRLLDEAIFETADDADFDREFDTDAIFADTRRPGDEPGDDEEDDDDADDDDDADDDDEDDDDEDDDDEDDYDDDDGDVDDDDDEDDEEEEEDDDDDDDDDDEDDEDDEDDDFAPANGEFRAADVLERICRYIDPNAEVDAKNEEDRLVLTVSANGSGLFIGHHGQTLDALQYVINRIAGRHDDQPPRIVVDSENYRERKAARLTDDAWTMAEEVLRTGRPVLSPPLSAFDRRIIHTALATDDRVTTRSLGDGEYKRVQVVRR